TCGTCGCTCTCGTGCTGCCGATGGCGCGTCCGCAGGCCTCGCTTCGAGTGGCGTCCAAAACTGCGCGCAGATCACCGCCGAGGCGCGATAATATCGCTGGGGGGACGCGTGCGCTGCAGGTCGCGAACAGTTGTCACTGGCAAGAAGCACAATCGAATAATCGCCGGCCTTTTACCACCCAAACGCCTGTCTGTGCAAACCCAAAACATGCAATTCGCCCCAGGCTCGAACTCAGGGCGGGGGCGTGATTTTCGTCACGGCCGCGAATTGTTCTTGACGAAAGCGTGAAGGGTCATGCTAGAAGTGTTGACCATGGAACTGGTGAACTTCGCCATCAGGGCGAGGATGCGGGATACTGTAGGACCGGGTTGGCTCTCGATTGCGGTAGCGATAGCGGCGCTGGCATTGGCATTGCCCGCTGCGGCCAATGTGGCAACCTCGACGGTGGAAGGGGCTTTCTTTCCGAACACTCCCCGGATCTGCTCGTTTGCGGTGCGTGCCGGCAGCACCCCCCAGATCGAGCATCTGGAATTCGGCTCGCTGAATTTCAACCCTCCAGTTGGCCTGATCCCCAAAGCCAAAGCCAACCCCAGCACTGCGATTCTCACCAACGTGGTCACGGACGCAGACGGCAATGCCATAAACGAGGCTAAAGCGGAAAGCGGTGGCTTCAGCGCCGGCATCGGCCCGCTAGCGAACTTCTTTGCCGTGTTCACGGGTAAATTCATCGTCGACGGCTCCGAACAGGTGACGTTCGATATCTACCACGACGACGGGTTCCTGTTGGGTATCGGCGGGGGAGCCGTCCGCATTAGGGGGGTGCCCGTGCTGCTTCCAGCCGACAGCCACGATACCCTCGCGCGCGGGTTGCCGATTGTCGCCGCTTTCAACCACTCCAGCGTCCCGCGTAAGAGCACAGTGGTCGTGCAGTTTCCTAACGCTGGCGAGTACGATTTCGAGTTCGACTACTTCACTTGTTTGGGAACTACTCGCACGCTGACCGTTCTTGCCAATCAGAAGGTGCTGGCCCTAGACATCACGGTGCCAACCACCCCGACCCCGGTCCCGACCACACCCAGCCCCGGCTTTACGCCGCAGGCGACCGGCTCGCCGCAAGGATCGCCGGCGGCATCGACGATGACTCCGACACGAACGGTGACCCCCACGCCGACACAACCTCTCGGGGTTTCTTTGGTTGTCGGTAGCGCCGACGCCGACCCGGGCGAATCGGTCACGCTGAACATCGACTTCGCCCCCAGCAGCTCCGACGGCAAGACGCATGGGCCGGACGAGATCGCGGTGCTCGACGTGGTCCTGGACTTCCCGAAGCTCGACTTCGATGCCACCGATGCCGACGGCGACGGCTTGCCCGACGCCATCGTGTTCAATCCGTACGGCATCCCGGCGCTGGAGCCGTTTGCCGTGACCATCTTCAACAGCGATACGGCCGCGGCTAATCACGAACTCGACCTGGAAATTGTCGCCGCAGACGAGGATGGCCGGAGTTTGCCAGCGGCGACATTAATGGCGATCACTCTGAGAATCCCGCAGCGCAGCCCGGGCGGCAGCTTGCTCGTGCAGCCGTATGTTCGCCCCTTCGACGCCGCCAATACCGAGCACCTGGTAACGGCGCAGGTCGCTGGCGTGGTGTATGCCGGGCCGCCGCCGACGCGCACCGTGGCTCCCGCCGGCACAATCGGGATCGGGGTCAAGACCAAGGGCGGTGGCTGCAATGCTCAAAGCGGCAGCCGAACGAGTTCCTGGCCCTTTGTGCCGCTCACTTTCCTAGCGCTGCTCCGGTACTGGCGCGAGCGGCGCCGCCTCGCACGCCGGTAAGTCGCGTATAGCGGGAGTGCCCACACGCCGGACAGTGCGGGCCGGCTCGGAGGATGAGTATGAGCGAGTTCACGCACCGCCAGGTGGACAGCAACGGCATCCGCATGCACGTCGTGGAAGCCGGCAGTGGCTTTCCGGTCCTCCTTTGTCACGGGTTTCCGGAACTCTGGTACTCGTGGCGCCACCAAGTGCGCGCGTTGGCTAATGCCGGCTTCCGCGCCATTGCACCCGACCAGCGTGGCTACGGCGAGACCGAAGCCCCCGCTGCCATCGACGCCTATACCGTTCATCACTTGGTCGGCGATCTCACTGGCGTTTTGGACGCGCTGCAGATCGACCGGGCCGTCGTAGTGGGCCACGACTGGGGTGGTCTGGTGGTATGGCAGATGGCTCTGCTGGCACCCCATCGCGTCGCAGGAGTCGTGGGAGTCAACACCCCTTTCTTTCCCCGCGCACCGATCTCTCCGCTTGCCATGATGCGGGCGGCGGCTCAGGGCAACTTCCACTATATCGTCTACTTCCAGCAGCCGGGCGTGGCGGAAGCTGAACTGGAACATGATGTCTCGCGCTCGTTACGCGGCTTCTACCAGAACCCCAGCCGTGAGGCGGCGACGGCGTTGCGCGACATCGCGCCCGGGGTATTCGGCCCGGCCGGCGGCGGTATCCTCGATCGCTTGCCCGATGCGCCCCACGGCGATTTCCTCAGCGCCGAGGACTTCAATGTGTTCGTGGCCGCCTTCGAAAAACCCGGCTTTCGCGGTGGCCTCAACTGGTATCGCAACCTCGACCGGAACTGGGAACTTACCTCGTACCTGGCGGGAGCCCGGGTGCTACAACCGGCGCTCATGATTACCGCGGAGCTCGATGTCGTGCTACGCCCCGAGATGGCGCGCGGCATGGAGTCGTGGGTGCCCAACCTCCGGCGCACCGTACTGATCGAGGGCTCTGGCCACTGGACCCAGCAAGAGCAGCCCGCGGCGGTCAACGCGGCACTGCTGCAATTCCTTTCCGAGTTCCAGAAGTAGGGGGATACCCTTGGCGCCGACGCCTCGCCTCAGGCGTCGGCCACTTCGCGGATCAGCGCCTGTACCTGCTCGCGCAACGAGCCGCGGCGCGTGCCGAAGCGACTGCGCGTCGCCAGGGCGACTTCTTTGCCGACGATGTCAGCGGTGATCAGGTCGCTGACAAACCGGCAGATGGCGTTGCGCATCTGCCGGCGCCGTGCCCGCAAGCGCGCCTCACGTTGCGCCGCGGTGAGCCCCGGCTCGCGCGGATTGGGCAAGGCCTCGCTGTTCAGCTGCCGCAGCACG
The genomic region above belongs to Deltaproteobacteria bacterium and contains:
- a CDS encoding alpha/beta hydrolase, whose translation is MSEFTHRQVDSNGIRMHVVEAGSGFPVLLCHGFPELWYSWRHQVRALANAGFRAIAPDQRGYGETEAPAAIDAYTVHHLVGDLTGVLDALQIDRAVVVGHDWGGLVVWQMALLAPHRVAGVVGVNTPFFPRAPISPLAMMRAAAQGNFHYIVYFQQPGVAEAELEHDVSRSLRGFYQNPSREAATALRDIAPGVFGPAGGGILDRLPDAPHGDFLSAEDFNVFVAAFEKPGFRGGLNWYRNLDRNWELTSYLAGARVLQPALMITAELDVVLRPEMARGMESWVPNLRRTVLIEGSGHWTQQEQPAAVNAALLQFLSEFQK